Within Actinoplanes sp. L3-i22, the genomic segment ACCGTGACGATGTCCGGGGCGTGCTGGAACAGTGCCTGGAACCGCTCGTCGGCGCGCCGACGCTGGATCTGGCTGCGGTAGCCGAGCACCGAGATGCCGACCACGCCGATCAGCAGCATGACGAGCAGCGTGATGTTCACCGTCTGGCTGCGGCGGTGCACCGCGCCGTCGAAGGTGGACTTGGTCTGGGTGCGTACGTAGGAGTAGCCGCTGGGCAGGCCGCCGACCACGATCGCGATCATCGACGTGCTGCCGGACCGGTACTCGACGAACCGGGTGCCGGAGCCCTTGGCCAGCTGGGTCACGATCGCCTCGTCGGCCCGGCTGCCGACCAGGTCGGGCACGCTGCTCGCGGCCACGATCCCGGCGCTGTCCACCACGTCCGTACGGTGGTTGCCGCTGGCCAGCTGCACGGTGTACTTCTGCAGCGAGGTGATCGCCACCTGGTTGAGCCCGATCAGGAAACCGACCGGGTCGCCACCGGCCAGGATCGGCACCGCCACCGCCGCGAGCGCGATGCCGTCCACCGTCATCACCGAGGAGAAACCGACCTCGGAGCCACTGGCGAACTGCTTGCGCATCGGCGCCCAGCCGGCGTTGTCGGCGGCCGGGACCCCGGCGGTCCGGCTCGCGTTCAGCACGTTGCCGTCCAGGTCGGTGATCAGCATGCCGTACTCGAAGGTGGTGCTCTTCGACGCGGCCATGACCAGCAGCGCGTGGTCGGCGGCGCCGCCCTTGGCCATCGACAGCGTGTGGTCGGCCAGGACCTGCGCCAACTCCTGCGCTGAGAGCAGCTGGAGCTGACCGGTCAGGGTCGCGTTGTTGGTGCCCAGCTCAGTGCTGTCGGCGCGGTGCACCGTGTCGGCTGCGCTCAGCGCCGAGCGGTTCACCATGATGGCGACCCCGCCGGCAGCTGCGAGCAACAACAGGCTGACTAACACCGCGATCCAGTTCCGTACCCGCATCGCGTCTTCCTCCTCACCGCATGACATCGGCAGAAGATCGCCCGGCTGAATGAACCTGCGGCACAAAACCACCCGCAAACGGGGAGGCGCGCGCACCCATCGACCCCTGATGATGAGGAGGTACCGACCCGACGCCCCCGTCGATGATCGGAGCTTGCATGCGCAAACAGGTGGTCGAACCCGCACCGATGAGGTCCGGCCTACGGATCCCCCGGCCTCGACGATCCACCGACCCGGCAGCGCCACCGACCCGCGCCCGCATCGTGCGAGCCCCGCTCAGTCTCACCGGCGCCGGACTCGCCGCCGTGTTCTTCTGCCTCGCGTTCACCCCGTCGCTGCTCCCCCGGAACGGGGTCCTGCAGGGCGTGGTGGCCGGGATCACCGCCGCGATGGGGTACGCGCTGGGCACCGCGATCGGGGCACTGATCCGGCTCCGGTTCCGGTTCTCCCCCCGCGCGGTCCGGATCTGGTGGCGGGTGCTGGCCGTGCTGCTGCTCCCGATGATCGCCACCTGCCTGGTGCTCGGCGTGCGCTGGCAACGGGAGCTGCGGCTGCGGCTCGGGATGGCGCCGGCGCAGGAGTACGACATCGTCCGTACCGTCGGAGCCGGCCTGCTCACCTTCGGCCTGATCCTGCTGATCGCCCGCGCCCTGCGCCTGGCCACGCACGGCTGCGCCCAGGTGTTCCGGCTGGTCGTGCCGGAGCGGGCGGCGTACTGCGCGGGCACCGTGGTGGTCGCCGTGCTCAGCTACAGCGCGTTCGACGGCCTGCTGGTCGCGCACCTGTTCGCGGTCGCCGACCGGTCCGCCGCGGTGATCAACAACGGGACCGGGAACGGGGTGCGGATCCCGAGCTCACCACTGCGCTCCGGGGGACCGGACTCGCTCGTGCCCTGGGACACCCTGGGCCGGCAGGGGCGGAACTTCGTGGCCAGCGCACCCAGCCCGGACGAGCTGGCCACGTTCGCCGGGCACCCGGCGATGGAGCCGATCCGCCTCTACGCCGGGCTGGCCTCGGCCGGCACCATGCGGGAACGCGCCGACCTGGTGGTCCGCGAAATGGATCGGACCGGCGCGTTCCAGCGTCAGGTGGTGGCGCTGTTCACCCCGACCGGCACCGGCTGGGTGGACAACCGGGTCACCCAGTCCCTGGAGTACATGTATGCCGGGAACACCGCGCTGGTCTCCATGCAGTACTCCTACCTGCCCAGCTCGATCGCGTTCGTCGGCGACCGGTCGGCGGTGGTGGACGCGGCGTCCGCGCTGATCACGGCGGTGCGCCAGCGCTGGTCGGCACTGCCCGCCGGCCATCGGCCCAAGCTGCTGCTGTTCGGCGAGAGCCTCGGGACGTACGGCATCGAGTCGACCTTCGGCAGCGCCGCCGACCTGGTGAACGGGGCGGACGGGGTGCTGATGGAGGGGCCGACCTTCGCCAACCCGATCCACCAGCGGCTCACCCGGCAGCGGGCGCCCGGCACGCCGGTCTGGGACCCGGTCTATCCGGGGCTGCCGGTGGAGTTCGCCGACACCGGGGAGGAACTGCGCAATCGGCCCGGTCCCCAGCCCAAGGTGGTCTACCTGCAGAACTCGTCCGACCCGGTGGTCTGGTGGAACTGGAGCCTGCTGTGGAAGCGGCCGCCGTGGCTGCACGGCGAGCGCGGGCCGGACGTCACCCCGGCCATGCACTGGTTTCCCTGGGTGACGTTCTGGCAGACCACGTGCGACCTGGTCTTCGCCAACCAGGCGCCGACCGGGCACGGGCACGTCTACAAGTCGACGACGGTGGACGGGTGGGCGACGGTCGCGCCGCCGCCGGGGTGGACCGTGGCCGACACGATGCGGCTGCGGGAGCGGCTGGGCAACTGACCTGATCGGGGCGGGGTTTGCCGGCGTACCGGGGCAATTGGCTTTTTGGGGTTTTTGTCAGCGTTTGAGCCAGGGCTGCAGGGCTCGGGTGACCCGGGGCAGCACCAGGTAGGTCATGATCGGGGTCAGCACCAGCGTGGTGATCATCGTGCGCAGGACGAGGTGCAGGCCGGTCAGGTAGGGGGCGAGCAGCCAGCCGGCGAGCAGGCTGACCGGGAAGAAGCCCAGCCAGATGGTGACCGCCTGCTTCCAGCGCGGCGGAGTCTGCACGTCCTGCTTGACGTGCAGCTCGCGCGGCGGGTCGAACCAGCCCTCGATGCCGGTGCGCCGCTCCACCCGGGTGTGCTCGACGAAACCCTCCGCGGAGGTCAGCCACCAGCGCCGCTGCGGGGACTCCTCCCAGTCCCGCAGCGCCTCCGCGTCGGCGAAGCGGTAGAGCATGTGCCACTCCGGCGAGCCCGGCTCGGGCTGGACCCAGCCGGTGCCGAGAAACCCCGGGAAGTCCTCGGCCAGGGAGGCTCCGGCTCGCACCCAGGCGGTCATCTCCGCCGCTCGCGACGGGTCGGCGCGGCGGGTGATGGCGACGGTGACAGCGGATTCCATGTCTCACATTGTGGTACGGAACTGTTTCGGGTCGGTGGCGTACCGCCGATCAGTGCCGTGCCACACACCTGTCGAGCCGGTATGTTCTGCGAGCATGACGATCAAACGAAGGTTGTCGATGGTCCTGGGCGTGCTCGCGGTGATCGCCACCCCGGTCCCCGCAGCCGCCTCCCCCGCAGCCGCCTCCCCCGCTGCCGCTTCCGCCGGCTCTTCCGCCGCGTCGGCGTCTGCCGGCTCTCCCGATTTTTCGGCTTTTTCCGATTTTTTGGCTCTTTCTGCCGCGTCGGCGCCCGCCTCTTCCGCCGCGTCGGCGCCCGCCTGGCGGCTCACCGACACCGGGACCACCGCTCGGTTCCGTGGGCTGGCCCCGGTCAGCGCCTCGGTCGCCTGGGTGGCCGGCAGCGCCGGGACCGTCCTGCGCACCGTCGACGGCGGCCGCACCTGGTCCTCGGTCGGCCCGGCGGACGCCGCTGAGCTGCAGTTCCGGGACATCGAGGCGTTCGACGCCCGGCACGCGGTGGCGCTGACCATCGGCTCCGGCACCGACTCCCGGATCTACACCACCGCGGACGCCGGGAAGACCTGGACCCGGACGTTCCAGAACGAGGACGCGGCCGCGTTCTACGACTGCATGACGTTCCTCGACCGGCGGCACGGCCTGGCCCTCTCCGACCCGGTCGACGGAAAGTTCCGGATCCTCGCCACCCGCGACGGCGGCCGGTCCTGGTCCGTCCTCCCGGCCACCGGCATGCCCGCGGCCCTCGACGGCGAGTTCGCCTTCGCCGCCAGCGGCACCTGCCTGGTCTCCACCACCCCCGGCCACCTCACCGCACGCGACTCCGCCACCCCGGCCGACCACCTCGCCTCGCGCGACCCCGCCGCTCCGGCCGGTGACTCCTCCGCTCCGGCCAACCGCCTCGCCTCGCGTGACTCCTCCGGCCAGGCCGACCAACTCGCCTCGCGTGACTCCGCCGGCCAGGCGTTCTTCGCCACCGGGGGCGGCGCGACCGCCCGGGTGTTCAGCTCCCGCGACCTCGGGCGCACCTGGCAGGTCACCGCGACCCCGATCCCGAGCGGCCCGAGCGCCGGCATCTACGGCCTGGCCTTCCGCGACCCGGCCCACGGCCTCGCCGTCGGCGGCGACTACACCGTCCCGGAATCCGCTCCGTCCGGCGCGGCGGTCACCCGGAACGGCCGCACCTGGACGGTGTCCCGGACGGTCCCGGGCGAATACCGCTCCGGCGTCACCTGGTCCGGCTCGCACGACGCGCTCACGGTCGGCCCGACCGGCAGCGACCTCTCCCGCGACGGCGGCTTGACCTGGCAACGCTTCGACACCGGCAGCTTCGACGCCGTCGCCTGCGTGGGTCACGCCTGCTGGGCCTCCGGGGAACAGGGCCGCGTGGCCCGCCTGACCTGGCCCCACTAACCCCACCCAGGACAAGCACAGTTCGCCAAACCACCGAAGGCCACAAACGGCTGCAAACGCCGGCACGAGAGGGGCGGGAACGGACCGCAAGCGCGGGTTCAGGTCGCGACGACCGAGCGGGCGGACGCGGGCGGGCAGGCGACGCGTGGACGAGCGGGCCCGGGCGAGCAGGCGGGCCTGGCCGAGCAAGCAGGCCCGCCCGGGCACGGGCCGACGCGGGCCGGCGCGGGCGCGGGCCGGCGCGGGCCGGCGCGGGCCGGCGCGGGCGCGGGCCGGCGCGGGCCGGCGCGGGCGCGGGCGCCAACAGGCGCGAGCCAAACGGCCAAGGACGAGCCACACGGTCAAGCGCGCGCCACACGGTCAAGCGCGGGCCAGACGGGGGCGAAACGGGGGCGAGCGGGCGCAGGCAAGCAGGCGAACGCGCAGGTCGGCAGGTCAGGCGTTGAGGAAGGTCAGGACGGCCAGGACTCGGCGGTTGTCGTCGTCGGACGGGGGAAGGTCGAGCTTGGTGAAGATGCTGTTGATGTGTTTGCTGACCGCCTTCTCCCCGACGAACAGTTTGGTGGCGATCGCCGCGTTGGAGCGGCCCTCCGCCATCAGGCCGAGGACCTCTCGTTCCCGGCCGGTGAGGGCGGACAGTGGCGACTGGCGGCGGGCCAGCAGCTGGTAGACGACCTCCGGGTCCATGGCGGTGCCGCCGGTGGCGACCCGGCGGACGGCGTCGACGAACTGGGCGACGTGCGAGACGCGGTCCTTGAGCAGGTAGCCGACGCCGCCGCTCCGGTCGGAGAGCAGCTCGCGGGCATATAGCGGCTCGACGTGCTGGCTGAGGACCAGCACCGGCATCCCGGGGATCACGCCGCGCGCGGCGATCGCGGCCTGCAGGCCCTCGTCGGTGAACGTCGGCGGCAGGCGCACGTCCACCACGGCCACGTCCGGACGGTGCTCCACCAGGGCGGGCAGCAGCGCCGGCCCGTTGTCCACGGCGGACACCACCTCGCAGCCGTGCGCGGTCAGCAGTCGGGTCAACCCGTCCCGGAGGAGGGCGTGGTCTTCGGCGAGAACGACGCGCAAGGCAGCTCCATGGTCACGACGGTCGGTCCGCCCGGAGGGCTGGACAGCCTCATCGTGCCATCGAAAGCGGAGAGACGGCGCTCGATACCTCGCAGGCCGGTGCCGCCGGTCGGGTTCGCGCCGCCCAGCCCGTCGTCGCTGACCTGCATGACCAGCATCGTTCCGGTGTGCCAGAGATCGACCCGGCCGTGCTGGGCGAAGCTGTGCCGGGTGGTGTTGGCGAGCGCCTCGGCGACCGCGAAGTAGGCCGCCGACTCGACCGGGGTGTCCAGCCGCCCGGACAGCGCGGTCTCCACCGTGATCGGGATCGGCAGCGCCAGGGCGAGCGCGCGGACCGCCCCGTCCAGCCCGCGCTCGGCGAGCACCGGCGGGTGGATGCCGCGGACCAGGTGGCGCAGGTCGGCGAGCGCCGCGCTGCTGGTCTCCCGCGCCTCGGCGAGCAGCTTGCGGGCACCGTCCGGATCGGTCTCCACCATCTCCTCGGCCAGGCCGATCGTCATGCCCAGCGACACCAGCCGGACCTGGGCGCCGTCGTGCAGGTCACGCTCGATCCGGCGGAGCTCGGCGGCCTGCGCGTCGACCGTGTCGGCCCGGGTGACGGTGAGGTGGCTGACCCGCAGGCGCAGGTCGGCGTTGCGGGTCGGGGCGAGCAGCAGCCGGCCGAAGAGCGCGTCGAAGCGGCGGAGATAGGGAGCCGCGGTCAACCCGATGAACAGGATCAGCACGCCCTGCGGCAGGGACAGGAACGCGTCGCCGACCGTCTCGAACGGCCAGATCGCGCCGTAGCCATACCACCCCGTGCCGAGCCAGATCCAGAGCGGGATGAGCAGCGTGCCCTCGAGGCCGTAGAGCGGAATGGCCAGACCGGCCACGCCGAGAGTGACACCGATCACGGCGCCCGGCACCAGCCAGGCGAAGTCGCGCCAGGTGGCCGGGTCGGTCACGACCCATCGGAAGTGCCGCCAGCCGCCGAGAACGGCCCGTTCCGGGGCCGGGCGATAGGGCCGCGGGATCGTGACACCGGACCGCGCGGCGATCCGGCGGCCCAGGTCGGCACGCGCCCTGACCAGGCGGGTGACCAGCGGGAACAGCACCATCCCGACCCCCGGCACCACGGTCAGCGCCAGGGTCACCACCGAGAGCACGAGCAGTGGCAGGTTCAGCACCGCCAGGGGGATCGCGATCAGCCCGCCGAGGACGGCACGGAGCCCGCCGTGAATCCAGTCACGCGAGTCCATGGCCTCCATCCTGACCACCCACCGCACGCTTGTCGGTAGTGCCAGCACTACCCCGGTTCGGGTGCCTGCACTGCTGACCGGAGGGCGCCGAACCGGAAGGCTCGACCGGTATGACGACCATGACGGAGCGGCCGCGGGCCGCCGGAAGTGATTTCGCGGAGTTGAACCGACGGATCAACGCGGCCGGTCTGCTGCGCCGCCGGCCCGGCTACTACGCCGTGCGCCTGGGTCTGGCCGCGCTCGCGCTGGTCGGCGGCTGGGCGGCGTTCTTCCTGGTCGGCGCGTCCTGGTGGACGCTCGCCGTGGCGGCCTTCCTGGCCGTGGTGTTCGCGCAGGTCGCGCTCGTCGCGCACGATCTCGCGCACCGGCAGGTCTTCCGCACCAACCGGCCGAGCTCGCGGGCCGGTCTGCTGGCCGGCAACCTGGCGATCGGGATGTCCTACGGGTATTGGATGGACAAGCACACCAAGCATCACGCCAATCCGAATCACGACGACCTCGATCCGGACGTCGGGCCGGGCGTGCTGGTCTGGTCGCCGGAGCAGGCCCGCGGCAAGGGATTCCTGGTCAGACACCAGGCCTGGCTGTTCTTCCCGCTGCTCACCCTGCTGGGTCTCTCGCTGAAGCGGGACAGCGTCCGCGCGCTGCGCAACGGGACGGTGAAGCAGCGCGGGCTGGAGTCGGTCCTGCTCGGCGCGCACTTCCTCGGCTACGCGGCGGCGCTGCTGCTGGTGCTGACCCCGCTGCAGGCGCTGGCGTTCCTCGTCGTACACCAGGCGCTTTTCGGGGTTTATCTGGGAATGACCTTCGCGCCCAATCACAAGGGCATGCCGCACCCGGACGGAACCGAGGACTATCTGCGCAAGCAGGTGCTGACCTCACGCAATGTGCGGGGCGGGTTCCTGACCGACGTGGCGCTCGGCGGGCTGAACTATCAGATCGAGCACCACCTTTTCCCGGCGATGCCGACACCCAATCTGCCGAAGGCGCAGCCGATCGTGCGGGAATACTGCGCGGAGATCGGCGTCCCCTACGAGATGACCGGTCTGATCGATTCCTACAAGCAGGCCCTGAGCCATTTGCACGAGGTCGGCGCGGAACTGCGTGCCGACAGATCATGAAACAAAATCCGGAAAACAAGGCCGCCCGGGGGCGCGCTCGGCGCGCGCCCCACGGCCGCATTCATGAAAACAATTCGGGGGTACGGCGTCAGCCGATCCCGATGTTGTTGTGCGCGCTCACCGGAGCGAACCGCCGGTTGCCCAGCCAGACCGCGTCGTACCCGTTGACGAGCAGGTTCGCCAGCGAGACGGGCGGCGGGACGGGCCCGTTCTTGCACTCGGCCCAGCCACCGAAGTCGGTGGTCGCCTCGCAGAGCGGGAAGCGCTCACCGGTGGTGGTGAACTGGATCGGCAGGCCGGCCACCGGGTGACCGTCCCACGTCGTGAAGTGGGCCTTGAGCCCGAGCGTCTCGCGAGCGATGACGTCGAGCGTGCCGTAGTAGGCGGTCGCGTTCATCCGGACGGGACCGAAACGCGGTGCGGTGGGGGCGGCCTGAGCAGGGCTGGAGGCGGCAAGGCCGGCCAGAACCGCGACTGCGGCAAGCCATCGGAGGGTCGTTTGCTTCATGGCGCACAAAACTAGGCGAAGCGGGCGTTTTTCCCAAATCGACACACTCACGGGTGACGAAGATCCTCCCTGACCTGCATGGAGGACAACGCGCGAGCCGGGAAAGCCGCGACACGTGGGTAATGCGAACGGATGACCCGGAGTCGTAGATCACACGGCTCGACCCCGTGCTGTTCTAACTTTTGCGAGGAAGCCGCAACAGGTCTCGTGAAACGCCGAGCCGGTTGTCCATCATCCTTTCGGCTTCTCGTGCGTTAGCCTCTGCGGAAGCGCATCTGCCGACGACATCCATCGGCTTGTCCTGCGCTTTCCTGGCCGTCTTCCGGCGGACATTCAGGCACGCAAGCATGGGGAACATCATTGGACATTGCCATCGTCGGCCTATCCTGCCGTTTTCCGGGGGCGCGCGACGTGGTCGAGTTCTGGGCGAACTCGCTGGCCGCCGCTCATCAATTCCGGCCCGTACCGTCGGGGCGCTGGAATCATGAGACGTTCTATTCCACGAACTTCCGTGACACCCATGCGACGTACACCGACCGGGTGGCCTTTCTTGACGAGGTCGAGAAGTTCGCCGCCCTGCACCACCGCATCCCACCGCGGCGTGCCAAAGCCATGGATCCGCAGCACCGCCTGCTCGTCGACCTGGCCCGCGAGGCCGTTCAGGACGCGGGCTGGGAGCGGCGTCCGTTCGACCGGTCGACCACCGGTGTCTTCGTCGGCCTGAGCACGGCCGACTACAAGGACATGGTCGGGGCCCGGCTCACCGCCAGCATGCTGGCGGACGGGTCGCTGTCCCCCAATGCCAATGATCCCGAGCTGCTCGCGGCGATCGCCGAGGCGGCGAAGGCGGCGATCGACCCGCCGCAGTCGTTCTCGATGGCCGGCTCCCTGCTCAACATGGCGCCGGCCACCGTCAGCGAGCTGCTCGACCTGGGCGGCCCGTCGTTCGCGGTGGACGCCGCCTGCTCGTCCGCGCTGGTGGCCATGCACGAGGCGGTCAACCACCTGCGCACCGGCTCGTGCAGCGCGGCCCTGGTCGGCGGGGTGTTCGTCAACCTCACCCCGAACGCGCTGGTCGGCTTCTCCCGGGTGGGCGCGCTGTCGCCGGCCGGGCTGTGCCGGCCGTTCGACAACCGGGCCGACGGCTTCGTGCTCGGCGAGGGCGGATCCCTCGCGGTGCTCCGGCCGCTGGACGACGCGCTGGAGGCGGGCGACCGCATCTACGCGGTGCTCAACGGCATCGGCACGGCCAACGACGGCAAGGGCGCCGGGCCGATGACCCCGAAGGCGGAGGGCCAGGAGCAGGCCATGCGGGCCGCCTACCGGGACGCGCGCGTCGAGCCGGGCGCGATCGACTTCCTGGAGGCGCACGGCACCGGCACCACGGTCGGCGACAAGGTGGAGATCGAGGCGATCCGCCGGCTGCGGGCCAAGTCCGCGGACCGGCCCTGCTACCTGTCGTCCGGCAAGGCCACCATCGGGCACACGCTGCCCGCGGCCGGCGCGGCCGGGGTGCTGCGGACCGCGCTCGCCCTGCACCACCGCACGGTCCCGCCGCAGCCGGCGACCATGGACCCGCACGCCGAACTGCCGCTGGTGGAGTCCGGTCTGTCGATCGCGACCGAGCCGACGCCGTGGGCGCAGCCGGCCGACGACCGGCGCCGGGCCGGCGTCAGCTCGTTCGGGTTCGGCGGTACGAACGTGCACGCCGTGCTCAGCGAGGCGCCCGAACCGGAGGACGACGGCGACGACGCGGACCGCCCCTGGGTGGTGCTGATCTCCGCGGACAACGGGGAGCTGCTGACGTCGTACGCGGAAAGGTTGTCGGGTTTGATCGCCGCGGACGCGGCCTTGACCCCGGCCGCCGTGGCCCGCACGACCGCCAGCCGCACCCTGCTCAACGCCCGGCTCGCGGTGATGTGCCGGACCCGGGCCGAGCTGGCCGAGCGACTCGCGACGGCGTCCCGGGAGCTGGCCGCCGGGCACACCGGACGGCTGGCCGCCGGCCTGTACGCGAGCGTCACCCCGCTCGCCCCGGAACAGCGCTCGCTGGCCTTCCTCTACCCGGGCCAGGGCTCGCTGCGCCCCGGCGTGCTGCGGGACCTGGTCGCCCGCTTCCCGGCGCTGGCCGAGCACGTCCGGCCGCTCGCCGACCGGGTCGACGAGCGCACCGGCGCACCGGTCACCGACCTGCTCTGCGACACGCCCGGACCGGGCGACGAGGAGAAGGTCAGCGCCACCCGGATCTGCCAGCCGGGTCTCGGCGTCGCCGGGATCGGGATGACCCAGCTGCTCGCCGACCTCGGGGTGACCCCGCAGGTGACCCTCGGGCACAGCGTCGGCGAGCTGGCGGCGGCGGTCGCGGCCGGGGCGCTGACCCCGGACGACGGCATCGAGTTCCTGATCGAGCGGGGCGCCGCGGTCACCTCGGGCAAGGAGCCGGCTGCCGGAACGATGGCGGCGGTCCGGATCGACGCGGCCGGGTTCGAGCAGCTGCGGGCCGGTATCGAGGGGGTCTGGGCGGGCTGTTACAACCACCCCACCCAGATCGTCGCGAGCGGGCACGAGGCCGCGGTCGGCAAGCTGGTGGAGCGGTGCCGGGACCGGGACGTGCCGGTGGTGCCGCTGCGCGTGTCGCACGCGTTCCACTCGCCGCTGATGGCCGAGGTCGACACCCGGGTCGCCACCCAGGTGGACCGGCTGCCGGTCCGCAAGCCGATCCGCACGTTCGTGTCCAGCGTGGACCCGGCGGCCGCGGCCGACCCGGAGACGCTGCGCGCGCTGTGGAGCCGGCAGGGCTCGGCGCCGGTGCTGTTCCGGGACGCGGTGGACGCGGCGGTCGCGGCCGGCGCGAAGATCCTGGTCCAGGTCTCGGCCGGGGACGCGCTGCTCGGGATGGCCGCGCAGACGCCGTCGGCGCGCGGGATGGACTCGATCGCCCTGATGCCGGCCGAGCCGGACGAGGGCTACGCACTGCTCGAAGGGCTGGGCCGGCTGGCCGTGGCGGGGGCTCCGGTGGATCTCACGCCACTCTTCGAGGGGCTGGGCGTTCCGCTGGTCACGCTGCCGCCGTCACCGCTGGCCACCCAGCACTACTCGATCCGCCGGACCGCTCCGGGCGCAGCACCGGCCCGTTTTGTCCGCACAAGTGAAACTCGTCACGTACCTCCCCCCGTAACTCCGGAGCGCGAAGCGCTGCCGGCCGCCGTAACCAGGAACGGAGAGCAGATCCCGGTGAACGACGTCATCTCCCTGATGCGCGAGCAGCTTGCGGTCCTTCGGGGCATCGGCGCCGAGCCGGGCGCCCTGCCGGACGCCCCGGTGAGCCCCGCCGCGCCGGCGCTTCCGGCCGTCGTGGCGACCCCGCCCGCGCCGGCCAAGCCGGAGATCGCGGCGCCGCCCGCGACCCGGGTCTCGGTCCCGGCGCAGAAGCCGGCCGCCGCACCCGTCGCCGCCCCGGCCCGGGCCGCGGACCACCAGCTGTACGCCGAGGTGGTGGCCGAGGTCGCCGCGATGGTCGGCAAGATCAGCGCCTACCCGGCCGACATGGTCCGCCCGGAGCAGACGTTCGCGACCGACCTCGGCTTCGACTCGATCATGACGGCCGAGTTGATCGCCGCGTCCAAGCGCCGCTGGCCGGACCTGGACCTGGCGCCCGAGCAGGTGTTCGGCATCGCCACCGTGCGGGAGCTGACCACGCTGCTGGCGCAGGCCCTGGGCGGCACCGCGCCGGCCCCGCTCGCCGCGCCGGCCCCGGCCGCCGAGGTGGAGCAGTCGCTGGTCCCGCGGACCGACAGCCGCCGGCCCGAGGTCGCGGACGTGACCAAGCTGCCCGAGCTGGTCCAGTTCGAGTCGCGCGGCAACATCCTGGAGCGGGTCGGGGTGGCCAACCCGTACTACATCGTGCACGACAGCGTGATCAACGCCCGGACCTCGGTGCACGGCCGGCAGCTGATCTCCTTCTCCAGCTACAACTACCTGGGCCTGTCCGGGCACCCGATGGTCAACTACGCGGTGAAGGAGGCGGTCGAGCGCTACGGCTCCTCGGTCTCGGCCGCCCGGATCCTCTCCGGCAACCGGGCCCTGCACGACGAGCTGGACCGCAGCCTGGCCGCCCTGGTCGGCGCCGAGGACGCGATCTCGCTGCTCGGCGGGCACTCGACGAACGTCGGGATCATCGGGCACATGGTCGGCCCGGAGGACCTGATCGTGCACGACGCGCTCGCGCACGACAGCATCCTGCAGGGCTGCCGGCTCTCCGGGGCGAACCGCCAGCCGTTCCCGCACCAGGACCTGGCCTCGCTGGACGCGCTGCTGACCCGGATCCGGGACCGCTACCGCCGGGTGCTGGTCATCGTCGAGGGCGTCTACAGCATGGACGGCGACATCTGTGACCTGCCGGCCCTGATCGCGCTGAAGAAGAAGCACGGCGCGCTGCTGATGGTCGACGAGGCGCACAGCATCGGCGTGCTCGGCGCCCGCGGTGGCGGCGTCGGCGAGCACTTCGGGGTGGACCGCGGCGACGTGGACATCTGGATGGGCACCCTGTCCAAGTCGCTGGCCAGCTGCGGTGGCTACATCGCCGGGAAGCACGAGCTGATCGAGTACCTGCGGTACACGCTGCCCGGCTTCATCTTCAGCGCCGGGATGAGCCCGATGAACGCGGCCGCCGCGCTGGCCGCCGTGCACATCCTCCGCGAGGAGCCGCAGCGGCTGAAGGTGCTGCACGACCGGGCCGCGACGTTCCTGCGGCTGGCCAAGCAGGCCGGGCTGGACACCGGGCCGAGCTCCGGAACTCCGGTCATCCCGTGCATCACCGGTGACTCGGTGAAGGCGTTGAAGCTGGCGGACATGTTGCTCAAGAACGGGGTCAGCGCGAACCCGATCATGTACCCGGCGGTCAAGGAGAAGCTG encodes:
- a CDS encoding acyl-CoA desaturase; this encodes MTTMTERPRAAGSDFAELNRRINAAGLLRRRPGYYAVRLGLAALALVGGWAAFFLVGASWWTLAVAAFLAVVFAQVALVAHDLAHRQVFRTNRPSSRAGLLAGNLAIGMSYGYWMDKHTKHHANPNHDDLDPDVGPGVLVWSPEQARGKGFLVRHQAWLFFPLLTLLGLSLKRDSVRALRNGTVKQRGLESVLLGAHFLGYAAALLLVLTPLQALAFLVVHQALFGVYLGMTFAPNHKGMPHPDGTEDYLRKQVLTSRNVRGGFLTDVALGGLNYQIEHHLFPAMPTPNLPKAQPIVREYCAEIGVPYEMTGLIDSYKQALSHLHEVGAELRADRS
- a CDS encoding sensor histidine kinase, whose amino-acid sequence is MDSRDWIHGGLRAVLGGLIAIPLAVLNLPLLVLSVVTLALTVVPGVGMVLFPLVTRLVRARADLGRRIAARSGVTIPRPYRPAPERAVLGGWRHFRWVVTDPATWRDFAWLVPGAVIGVTLGVAGLAIPLYGLEGTLLIPLWIWLGTGWYGYGAIWPFETVGDAFLSLPQGVLILFIGLTAAPYLRRFDALFGRLLLAPTRNADLRLRVSHLTVTRADTVDAQAAELRRIERDLHDGAQVRLVSLGMTIGLAEEMVETDPDGARKLLAEARETSSAALADLRHLVRGIHPPVLAERGLDGAVRALALALPIPITVETALSGRLDTPVESAAYFAVAEALANTTRHSFAQHGRVDLWHTGTMLVMQVSDDGLGGANPTGGTGLRGIERRLSAFDGTMRLSSPPGGPTVVTMELPCASFSPKTTPSSGTG
- a CDS encoding type I polyketide synthase; this translates as MDIAIVGLSCRFPGARDVVEFWANSLAAAHQFRPVPSGRWNHETFYSTNFRDTHATYTDRVAFLDEVEKFAALHHRIPPRRAKAMDPQHRLLVDLAREAVQDAGWERRPFDRSTTGVFVGLSTADYKDMVGARLTASMLADGSLSPNANDPELLAAIAEAAKAAIDPPQSFSMAGSLLNMAPATVSELLDLGGPSFAVDAACSSALVAMHEAVNHLRTGSCSAALVGGVFVNLTPNALVGFSRVGALSPAGLCRPFDNRADGFVLGEGGSLAVLRPLDDALEAGDRIYAVLNGIGTANDGKGAGPMTPKAEGQEQAMRAAYRDARVEPGAIDFLEAHGTGTTVGDKVEIEAIRRLRAKSADRPCYLSSGKATIGHTLPAAGAAGVLRTALALHHRTVPPQPATMDPHAELPLVESGLSIATEPTPWAQPADDRRRAGVSSFGFGGTNVHAVLSEAPEPEDDGDDADRPWVVLISADNGELLTSYAERLSGLIAADAALTPAAVARTTASRTLLNARLAVMCRTRAELAERLATASRELAAGHTGRLAAGLYASVTPLAPEQRSLAFLYPGQGSLRPGVLRDLVARFPALAEHVRPLADRVDERTGAPVTDLLCDTPGPGDEEKVSATRICQPGLGVAGIGMTQLLADLGVTPQVTLGHSVGELAAAVAAGALTPDDGIEFLIERGAAVTSGKEPAAGTMAAVRIDAAGFEQLRAGIEGVWAGCYNHPTQIVASGHEAAVGKLVERCRDRDVPVVPLRVSHAFHSPLMAEVDTRVATQVDRLPVRKPIRTFVSSVDPAAAADPETLRALWSRQGSAPVLFRDAVDAAVAAGAKILVQVSAGDALLGMAAQTPSARGMDSIALMPAEPDEGYALLEGLGRLAVAGAPVDLTPLFEGLGVPLVTLPPSPLATQHYSIRRTAPGAAPARFVRTSETRHVPPPVTPEREALPAAVTRNGEQIPVNDVISLMREQLAVLRGIGAEPGALPDAPVSPAAPALPAVVATPPAPAKPEIAAPPATRVSVPAQKPAAAPVAAPARAADHQLYAEVVAEVAAMVGKISAYPADMVRPEQTFATDLGFDSIMTAELIAASKRRWPDLDLAPEQVFGIATVRELTTLLAQALGGTAPAPLAAPAPAAEVEQSLVPRTDSRRPEVADVTKLPELVQFESRGNILERVGVANPYYIVHDSVINARTSVHGRQLISFSSYNYLGLSGHPMVNYAVKEAVERYGSSVSAARILSGNRALHDELDRSLAALVGAEDAISLLGGHSTNVGIIGHMVGPEDLIVHDALAHDSILQGCRLSGANRQPFPHQDLASLDALLTRIRDRYRRVLVIVEGVYSMDGDICDLPALIALKKKHGALLMVDEAHSIGVLGARGGGVGEHFGVDRGDVDIWMGTLSKSLASCGGYIAGKHELIEYLRYTLPGFIFSAGMSPMNAAAALAAVHILREEPQRLKVLHDRAATFLRLAKQAGLDTGPSSGTPVIPCITGDSVKALKLADMLLKNGVSANPIMYPAVKEKLARLRFFITAEHSNEDIETTVDLCARFLDPARVPQPA